Proteins encoded in a region of the Phoenix dactylifera cultivar Barhee BC4 chromosome 3, palm_55x_up_171113_PBpolish2nd_filt_p, whole genome shotgun sequence genome:
- the LOC103709576 gene encoding 60S ribosomal protein L13a-4, with protein MVSGSGICARRVVVDARHHMLGRLASILAKELLNGQRVVVVRCEEICLSGGLVRQKMKYLRFLRKRMNTKPSHGPIHFRAPAKILWRTIRGMIPHKTKRGAAALARLKAYEGVPPPYDRMKRMVIPDALKVLRLQAGHKYCLLGRLSSEVGWNYYDTIKELEAKRKQRSQVAYERRKQLAKLRLKAEKTAEEKLGSQLDILAPLKY; from the exons atggTTTCGGGATCGGGGATCTGCGcgaggagagtggtggtggaCGCGCGTCACCACATGCTCGGTCGGCTGGCGTCGATCCTGGCGAAGGAGCTCCTCAACGGGCAGCGCGTGGTGGTGGTGCGGTGCGAGGAGATCTGCCTCTCGGGCGGCCTCGTCCGCCAGAAGATGAAGTACCTCCGCTTCCTCCGCAAGCGCATGAACACCAAACCCTCCCACGGCCCCATCCACTTCCGCGCCCCTGCTAAGATCCTCTGGCGCACCATCCGTGG GATGATTCCGCACAAGACGAAGCGCGGCGCGGCCGCGCTGGCCAGGCTGAAGGCCTACGAGGGGGTGCCTCCGCCGTACGATAGGATGAAGAGGATGGTCATTCCAGACGCTCTCAA GGTTTTGAGGCTTCAGGCTGGGCACAAGTACTGCTTGCTGGGGCGGCTTTCCTCGGAGGTTGGATGGAATTACTATGATACTATTAAG GAGCTGGAGGCAAAGAGGAAACAGAGGTCTCAGGTGGCATATGAAAGGAGGAAGCAACTAGCAAAACTGAGGTTGAAGGCTGAAAAAACTGCAGAAGAGAAGCTTGGCTCCCAGCTTGATATCCTTGCCCCACTGAAGTACTGA